A region of Kribbella sp. NBC_01245 DNA encodes the following proteins:
- a CDS encoding ABC transporter substrate-binding protein — MKTRVIVLLAIAALLAGCGGAGSWGGGSKDQLVVAIVSNSQMSDAISLSDRFEKEHPGVELTFVSLSENEARAKITASVATGGGEFDVVMISNYETPMWAANGWLVNLQPYADKTEGYDPDDFIPTVREALSYKGDLYSVPFYGESSFLVYRKDLFDQAGLTMPDRPTWQQVASFASQLDKPEQNQVGICLRGLAGWGENLAPMNTVVNTFGGRWFDENWNAQLNSPESAEAIKFYVDLVRKHGEPGAATAGFSDCATRYSQGQAAMWYDATSMVGVVESPSDSTVVGKNGYAQAPVVKSKSSGWLYSWSLAIPSTSKNPDAAWDFMSWMTNKDYMKLVGNELGWERVPPGSRLSTYQIPEYAESAQAYAKPTLTAMGEANQDKPTVQPVPYVGIQFVGIPEFQDLGTRVGQQMSAAIAGRISVDEAIAQSQRYAAAVGKGYQEASR, encoded by the coding sequence ATGAAAACACGCGTGATTGTTCTGCTCGCGATCGCGGCGTTGCTCGCGGGTTGTGGCGGCGCCGGCTCCTGGGGTGGCGGCAGCAAAGACCAACTCGTGGTCGCGATCGTCTCGAACTCGCAGATGTCCGACGCGATCTCCCTGTCGGACCGGTTCGAGAAGGAGCACCCGGGCGTCGAGTTGACGTTCGTCTCGCTGTCGGAGAACGAGGCGCGCGCGAAGATCACCGCCTCGGTCGCGACCGGTGGCGGCGAGTTCGACGTGGTGATGATCAGCAACTACGAGACCCCGATGTGGGCCGCGAACGGCTGGCTCGTGAACCTTCAGCCGTACGCCGACAAGACCGAGGGGTACGACCCGGACGACTTCATCCCGACCGTGCGTGAAGCCCTTTCGTACAAGGGTGATCTCTACTCCGTGCCGTTCTACGGGGAGTCGTCCTTCCTGGTCTATCGCAAGGACCTGTTCGACCAAGCCGGGCTGACCATGCCGGATCGGCCGACGTGGCAGCAGGTCGCGTCGTTCGCCTCGCAACTCGATAAGCCCGAGCAGAACCAGGTCGGCATCTGCCTGCGCGGTCTGGCTGGTTGGGGCGAGAACCTCGCGCCGATGAACACCGTGGTGAACACCTTCGGCGGCCGCTGGTTCGACGAGAACTGGAACGCGCAGCTCAACTCCCCCGAGAGCGCCGAGGCGATCAAGTTCTACGTCGACCTGGTTCGCAAACATGGCGAGCCCGGTGCCGCGACGGCCGGCTTCTCCGACTGCGCGACGCGTTACAGCCAAGGCCAAGCGGCCATGTGGTACGACGCAACGTCGATGGTCGGCGTGGTCGAATCGCCTTCGGACTCGACGGTTGTCGGCAAGAACGGCTACGCCCAGGCGCCAGTGGTGAAGTCGAAGAGCTCGGGCTGGCTCTACAGCTGGTCCCTGGCGATTCCGAGTACGTCGAAGAACCCGGACGCGGCGTGGGACTTCATGTCCTGGATGACGAACAAGGACTACATGAAGCTCGTCGGCAATGAGCTCGGCTGGGAACGCGTACCACCCGGCAGCCGCCTCTCGACCTACCAGATCCCGGAGTACGCCGAGTCCGCGCAGGCCTACGCGAAACCGACGCTGACCGCGATGGGCGAGGCCAACCAGGACAAGCCGACCGTGCAGCCAGTGCCGTACGTGGGCATCCAGTTCGTCGGCATACCCGAGTTCCAGGATCTCGGCACCCGGGTCGGCCAGCAGATGTCGGCCGCCATCGCCGGACGGATCAGCGTGGACGAGGCGATCGCGCAGTCCCAGCGGTACGCCGCCGCCGTGGGCAAGGGATACCAGGAGGCTTCCCGATGA
- a CDS encoding PepSY-associated TM helix domain-containing protein has product MADADVSNDVAGKPGLARSSLRPLLLRLHFYAGILVGPFLVVVAATGLLYALSPQIESVIYRDTLTVDSARSTVPLSAQVAAAREHHPDGTLLAIRPAAGPEDTTRVLLGVPGLGESERLAVFVNPANADVTGELVAYGSTGALPLRTWLSGLHRNLHLGETGRLYSELAASWLWLIALAGLVLWWTGRRSGSRLKPQRSGSPRRRTLSWHGAAGTWVIVVMLFLSATGLTWSRFAGENVDELRSALSWTTPSVSTAVSTDHTGHAGMPAPGEDPKVESWDRTMTSARSAQLDGPVEIVAPKKAGSAFVVQEIGKLWPTQADSVAVDPMSGEVLDVVRFDDYPLAAKLTRWGIDAHMGVLFGLANQLILVAVMVVVIAMVVWGYRMWWLRRPTRGHAIRFGRPAQRGAWRRASLPWLVVVLAAAVGVGIFLPLLGISLAAFLLVDLAFGLYRGRTSGEGVQGEEQRDAGVLVG; this is encoded by the coding sequence ATGGCCGATGCTGACGTTTCCAATGACGTTGCTGGTAAGCCTGGGCTGGCACGGTCAAGTTTGCGGCCGTTGTTGCTTCGGTTGCACTTCTACGCCGGGATCCTGGTCGGTCCGTTCCTCGTGGTCGTTGCCGCCACCGGGCTGCTTTACGCCTTGAGCCCGCAGATCGAGAGCGTTATCTATCGCGACACGTTGACGGTCGATAGCGCGAGGTCGACCGTGCCGTTGAGTGCGCAGGTCGCCGCCGCGCGCGAGCATCATCCGGACGGGACGTTGCTCGCTATCCGGCCGGCGGCTGGTCCGGAGGACACCACGCGCGTGCTGCTCGGCGTACCAGGGCTGGGCGAATCCGAGCGGCTCGCGGTTTTCGTCAACCCGGCCAACGCCGACGTCACCGGGGAATTGGTTGCCTATGGCTCCACTGGTGCGTTGCCGTTGCGTACTTGGTTGTCTGGGCTGCACCGCAACCTTCATCTTGGGGAGACCGGTCGTCTCTACAGCGAATTGGCCGCATCGTGGTTGTGGCTGATCGCGCTCGCTGGTCTGGTGTTGTGGTGGACTGGCCGACGTTCTGGGTCACGGCTCAAACCGCAGCGCAGCGGCAGCCCTCGCCGCCGTACGTTGTCTTGGCACGGCGCGGCCGGAACGTGGGTCATTGTCGTGATGTTGTTCCTGTCGGCCACTGGACTTACGTGGTCGCGCTTCGCCGGTGAGAACGTCGACGAGTTGCGCTCCGCCTTGAGCTGGACGACGCCGTCTGTCAGTACGGCGGTCAGTACCGATCACACCGGTCATGCCGGAATGCCCGCGCCGGGTGAGGATCCGAAGGTCGAGAGCTGGGACCGGACCATGACGTCGGCCCGATCGGCTCAGCTCGACGGACCGGTCGAGATCGTCGCGCCGAAGAAGGCCGGTTCCGCCTTTGTGGTGCAGGAGATTGGCAAACTCTGGCCGACCCAGGCCGACTCGGTCGCGGTCGATCCGATGAGCGGCGAGGTGCTGGACGTCGTACGGTTCGACGACTATCCGCTGGCCGCAAAGCTGACCCGGTGGGGGATCGACGCGCATATGGGCGTGCTCTTCGGTCTTGCGAACCAGTTGATCCTGGTCGCGGTGATGGTCGTCGTGATCGCGATGGTCGTCTGGGGGTACCGGATGTGGTGGCTCCGTCGTCCGACTCGTGGTCACGCGATTCGGTTCGGGCGGCCGGCGCAGCGTGGGGCCTGGCGGCGCGCGTCTTTGCCATGGCTTGTCGTTGTACTCGCGGCGGCCGTTGGTGTCGGGATTTTCCTTCCCCTGTTGGGGATCAGCCTCGCGGCGTTCCTCCTCGTCGACCTCGCGTTCGGCCTCTATCGCGGCCGAACCTCAGGCGAGGGCGTGCAGGGCGAAGAGCAGCGGGATGCGGGGGTACTCGTCGGGTAG
- the xylB gene encoding xylulokinase: protein MTVRRLVAGVDCSTQATKVMVCDADTGEVLREGRASHPDATEVDPEAWWQAWSAASEGLLDGVEAISVGGQQHGMVLMDSAGVVVYPALLWNDTRSAGVTTGLVEEFGGSAAWAAATGVVPVPSFTVTKLRWMRDHAADAAARAEAVALPHDWLTHRLAADRSGISGLTTDRGDASGTGWWSAVSESYRSDLVELAFGRALQLPRVAGPAEIVGTTAGGAGLAAGTGDNMAAALGLDLQPGDVAVSLGTSGTAFARSSAPTKDAAGLVAGFADATGGYLPLVCTLNAARVLSSTAALLGMDLTAFDEAALGSAGSDGLVLVPFLDGERTPDLPHSTGLIYGLTRATSVPSTMARAAVEGMLCGLADAVDALRAQGIPVERVLLLGGAARSRAVQALAPSLLGAPVVLPEPAEYVALGAARQAAWALSGAEAPPTWDVPVSKPEPSILSDTEAATIRSHYTSVLTNSQALLSTPR, encoded by the coding sequence ATGACGGTACGGAGGCTCGTCGCCGGAGTGGACTGTTCCACCCAGGCGACGAAGGTGATGGTCTGCGACGCGGACACCGGCGAGGTGTTGCGCGAAGGCCGGGCCTCCCATCCCGACGCGACCGAGGTCGATCCGGAAGCCTGGTGGCAGGCGTGGTCGGCTGCTTCCGAGGGTTTGCTGGATGGTGTTGAGGCGATCTCGGTCGGCGGTCAGCAGCACGGGATGGTGCTGATGGACTCGGCTGGTGTGGTCGTATATCCCGCATTGTTGTGGAACGACACTCGGTCGGCTGGGGTGACCACTGGGCTTGTCGAGGAGTTTGGCGGGTCTGCGGCCTGGGCGGCCGCGACCGGCGTCGTGCCGGTGCCCAGTTTTACTGTGACGAAGTTGCGGTGGATGCGGGATCACGCTGCGGATGCGGCGGCGCGGGCTGAGGCTGTGGCGTTGCCGCATGACTGGCTCACGCATCGGTTGGCGGCCGACCGCTCGGGGATCTCGGGGTTGACGACCGATCGTGGTGATGCGTCTGGGACGGGCTGGTGGTCCGCTGTTAGCGAGTCGTACCGGTCGGATTTGGTTGAGTTGGCTTTCGGGCGGGCGTTGCAGTTGCCGCGGGTGGCGGGGCCGGCGGAGATCGTTGGTACGACGGCCGGTGGCGCGGGTCTTGCCGCGGGGACGGGCGACAACATGGCGGCGGCCCTCGGGCTCGACCTCCAGCCTGGTGACGTGGCGGTGTCGCTTGGCACTAGTGGTACGGCGTTTGCTCGGAGCTCGGCGCCTACGAAGGATGCCGCGGGTCTGGTGGCCGGATTCGCGGACGCGACTGGTGGCTACTTGCCCTTGGTCTGCACGTTGAACGCAGCCCGGGTGCTCTCGTCAACGGCCGCGCTGCTCGGTATGGACCTGACCGCCTTCGACGAGGCCGCGCTCGGGTCCGCTGGGAGCGATGGGCTGGTGCTGGTGCCGTTCCTCGATGGAGAGCGGACGCCCGATCTGCCGCATTCGACCGGGCTGATCTACGGGCTGACGCGTGCCACTTCGGTGCCGTCTACGATGGCCCGGGCGGCGGTTGAAGGCATGCTTTGCGGGTTAGCGGATGCCGTCGATGCCCTTCGTGCACAGGGAATTCCGGTCGAACGCGTGCTCCTCCTCGGCGGCGCGGCCCGCTCGCGCGCCGTACAGGCTCTCGCCCCCTCGTTGCTCGGCGCCCCCGTCGTCCTGCCCGAGCCCGCCGAGTACGTCGCCCTCGGCGCAGCTCGCCAGGCCGCCTGGGCGTTGTCGGGTGCGGAGGCTCCGCCCACGTGGGACGTCCCGGTCAGCAAGCCCGAACCGTCAATCCTCTCCGACACGGAGGCGGCCACCATCCGCTCCCACTACACCTCAGTCCTCACCAACAGCCAGGCCTTACTCTCCACACCGCGATAG
- a CDS encoding zinc-dependent alcohol dehydrogenase family protein produces the protein MRAVVIDEPGKIRVTDVPEPEPGQGEVLVEVGACGVCGTDLHIAAGEFPPTPYPIVPGHEFAGTIVGLGPDVEGGWAVGDKVAVDPSLFCGHCRQCRRGRGNLCENWNATGDTVDGAFAERVAVPASTCYRLPENLNFQQGALIEPVSCAVHGLRRLGVEVGERVLVIGAGTMGLIMSQLLIASGAQVTVVDLAESKLGLASEFGAVEVATSTKGLSRRGFDAAVDATGATRAIEDAFDALDRGGRLEVFGVADGEAKITLSPFRIYNDEIRIVGSMAVLNSYGEAVELVANGTISSERLISHTLPLDDFEQALELVRSGSATKVQILPRPS, from the coding sequence GTGCGAGCAGTGGTCATCGACGAACCCGGCAAGATTCGGGTCACGGACGTCCCCGAGCCCGAACCCGGCCAAGGCGAGGTCCTGGTCGAGGTCGGCGCCTGCGGGGTCTGCGGCACCGACCTGCACATCGCGGCGGGCGAGTTCCCGCCCACGCCGTACCCGATCGTTCCCGGCCACGAGTTCGCCGGCACGATCGTGGGCCTCGGCCCGGACGTCGAAGGCGGTTGGGCGGTCGGCGACAAGGTGGCCGTGGACCCGTCGCTGTTCTGCGGGCACTGCCGCCAGTGCCGCCGCGGCCGGGGCAATCTCTGCGAGAACTGGAACGCCACCGGCGACACCGTGGACGGCGCCTTCGCCGAGCGCGTCGCCGTACCGGCCTCGACCTGCTACCGGCTCCCCGAGAACCTGAACTTCCAGCAGGGCGCGTTGATCGAGCCGGTCTCCTGCGCCGTACACGGGCTGCGCCGCCTCGGTGTCGAGGTCGGCGAGCGCGTGCTGGTCATCGGCGCGGGCACGATGGGCCTGATCATGAGCCAACTGCTGATCGCGAGTGGCGCCCAGGTCACGGTCGTCGACCTGGCCGAGTCCAAGCTCGGACTGGCGAGCGAGTTCGGCGCGGTCGAGGTCGCCACGTCGACAAAAGGCTTGTCCCGCAGGGGCTTCGACGCGGCCGTCGACGCGACCGGCGCTACCCGGGCGATCGAGGACGCGTTCGACGCACTCGATCGCGGCGGCCGGTTGGAGGTGTTCGGCGTGGCTGACGGCGAGGCCAAGATCACGCTGTCGCCGTTCCGGATCTACAACGACGAGATCCGCATCGTCGGCTCGATGGCGGTGCTGAACAGCTATGGCGAAGCCGTCGAACTCGTTGCCAACGGCACCATTTCGTCGGAACGCCTGATCTCGCACACCTTGCCACTGGACGATTTCGAACAGGCACTCGAACTGGTGCGGTCGGGGTCGGCGACGAAGGTCCAGATCCTGCCGAGGCCGTCATGA
- a CDS encoding VWA domain-containing protein: MRFEQPAWLWLLLVAVALVIAYVIAQKRRSQYAVRFATLPMLAKVTPKRPGWRRHAPAFAFLAAIIVLTIAIARPVADVRVPRERATVIVALDVSNSMAATDVEPNRFEVAKQAATEFVENLPEQFNVGLVSFARTATVVTPPTTNHQATTDAIGNLTMTDSTAIGEAVLTALQSIQSLDAEAESDPPPARIVLLSDGGNTAGRPIDEAAQAATQAGVPVSTIAYGTAEGTVDIDGRNIPVPADTTSLEGLADATSGSFYSAESDTELRSVYSDLESSIGWTTEEREITNLVAGIALAAALLAGLASLLWFSRLP; encoded by the coding sequence ATGAGATTCGAACAACCCGCGTGGTTGTGGCTATTACTGGTGGCCGTGGCCCTGGTGATCGCCTACGTGATCGCGCAGAAACGCCGCAGCCAGTACGCCGTCCGGTTCGCCACCTTGCCGATGCTGGCGAAGGTGACGCCGAAACGGCCCGGCTGGCGACGGCATGCCCCGGCCTTCGCGTTCCTGGCGGCGATCATCGTGCTCACGATCGCGATCGCCCGCCCGGTCGCCGACGTACGAGTGCCGCGCGAACGCGCCACCGTCATCGTCGCGCTCGACGTCTCGAACTCGATGGCCGCCACGGACGTCGAGCCGAACCGGTTCGAGGTGGCGAAACAGGCCGCGACCGAGTTCGTCGAGAACCTGCCGGAACAGTTCAACGTCGGCCTGGTCTCCTTCGCCCGTACGGCGACCGTGGTGACCCCGCCGACGACGAACCACCAGGCGACAACCGATGCCATCGGCAACTTGACGATGACGGACAGTACGGCGATCGGTGAGGCGGTGCTGACCGCGTTGCAGAGCATCCAGAGCCTTGACGCGGAGGCGGAGTCCGATCCGCCACCGGCTCGCATAGTGCTGCTGTCTGATGGCGGTAATACTGCGGGACGGCCGATCGACGAGGCGGCCCAAGCCGCGACGCAGGCCGGCGTACCGGTATCGACGATTGCCTACGGCACCGCCGAGGGCACGGTCGACATCGACGGGCGCAACATCCCGGTCCCGGCTGATACGACCTCGCTCGAGGGTCTTGCGGATGCGACATCGGGCAGCTTCTACAGCGCTGAGAGTGATACCGAGCTCCGCAGCGTTTACTCCGATCTCGAGTCCTCCATCGGCTGGACGACCGAGGAACGCGAGATCACCAACCTGGTCGCCGGTATCGCACTGGCCGCCGCCTTGCTCGCCGGGCTGGCCTCGCTGCTGTGGTTCTCCCGACTGCCTTAA
- a CDS encoding DUF58 domain-containing protein, whose product MSTSDDLLAGRERALRTLELSVKKRLEGFLHGDITGLRSGPGSEPNEARPYQPGQDDVRRMDWNVTARSLEAHVRAPLAERELETWALVDASASMDFGTALAEKRDLAVAVVGAIGLLADRPGNRLGARVAFGDQLTRIPAVGGAAALRRTFRTLLSLPRLEPGAHPTTDLVTAIRRLDREHPRPGLRVVVSDFTEDSTAWAKPLRRLAVRHEVIAVEVIDPRELELPEVGLLTLVDPETGRRHEVQTSRRRIRERYAVAAAEHRERTAAALRSAGVAHLQLRTDRDWVRDVASFASARRRAAARRSPLNRDGIR is encoded by the coding sequence GTGAGCACCTCCGACGATCTCCTGGCCGGGCGGGAAAGGGCGTTAAGGACGCTGGAGTTGTCCGTGAAGAAGCGCCTGGAAGGGTTTCTTCACGGCGATATCACCGGGCTCCGGTCAGGCCCGGGCAGCGAACCGAACGAGGCACGCCCCTACCAGCCCGGCCAGGACGACGTACGGCGGATGGACTGGAACGTGACGGCCCGATCGCTGGAGGCCCACGTCCGGGCGCCACTCGCCGAGCGCGAGCTGGAGACCTGGGCGCTGGTGGACGCGTCCGCCAGCATGGACTTCGGTACGGCGCTCGCGGAGAAACGGGATCTGGCCGTCGCGGTCGTCGGCGCGATCGGGCTGCTCGCGGACCGGCCGGGTAACCGCCTCGGCGCGCGCGTGGCCTTCGGTGACCAGCTGACCCGGATCCCGGCGGTCGGCGGCGCGGCGGCACTCCGTCGTACCTTCCGCACACTGTTGTCGCTACCGCGGCTGGAACCGGGGGCGCACCCCACTACGGATCTGGTCACGGCCATCCGGCGGCTCGACCGGGAACATCCCCGGCCCGGTCTGCGGGTGGTGGTGTCCGACTTCACCGAGGACTCGACCGCGTGGGCCAAACCGCTGCGACGGCTCGCCGTACGGCACGAGGTGATCGCGGTCGAGGTGATCGATCCGCGCGAGCTGGAACTGCCCGAGGTCGGTCTGCTCACGCTGGTCGATCCCGAAACCGGCCGGCGGCACGAGGTCCAGACCAGCCGGCGCCGGATCCGGGAGCGCTATGCCGTGGCCGCCGCCGAGCACCGGGAACGCACCGCCGCCGCCTTGCGCTCGGCCGGTGTGGCCCATCTGCAACTCCGGACGGACCGCGACTGGGTCCGGGACGTCGCCTCGTTCGCGTCGGCCCGGCGTCGTGCCGCGGCCCGCCGGTCCCCACTGAACAGGGATGGCATCCGATGA
- a CDS encoding sugar-binding transcriptional regulator, whose product MKSQADGEADDELLADVARRYYLDNTSKVDIAKQLELSRFKIARLLEEARSRGIVQIQVKSPSPIDRGLSDELAQALGLARCVVTDTSGSPEQVRSQVAQAAARILPPLVRDGDLLGLTWSRAVDAMVDHLGYLPPCTVVQMAGSLHSPSGGGTTMDLARRAAALAGGTAHAVHAPLVVDDAAAVTALRRQPGIADTLNMADALDVSVVAIGAWRSGCSTVWDAVSPEIRQQAAAAGAVAEVSGHVFDADGKLVESPLEQLVIAVSVEQLRRPPERVALAAGVHRAPAVVAAVRAGLVSTLVTTSDLARETLRVLAATEKETQ is encoded by the coding sequence ATGAAGTCGCAAGCCGACGGTGAAGCGGACGACGAGCTGCTGGCCGATGTCGCCCGGCGCTATTACCTGGACAACACCTCGAAGGTCGACATCGCGAAACAGCTCGAGCTGAGCCGGTTCAAGATCGCCCGGTTGCTCGAGGAGGCGCGGAGTCGCGGCATCGTGCAGATCCAGGTGAAGAGCCCGTCGCCCATCGATCGCGGGCTGTCCGACGAGCTCGCGCAGGCCCTCGGGCTGGCGCGCTGCGTGGTCACGGACACGTCCGGATCGCCCGAGCAGGTCCGTTCGCAGGTGGCCCAGGCCGCCGCGCGGATCCTGCCGCCGCTGGTCCGGGATGGCGACCTGCTCGGCCTGACCTGGAGCCGGGCCGTCGACGCGATGGTGGACCACCTCGGTTACCTGCCGCCGTGCACGGTCGTCCAGATGGCCGGTTCGCTGCATTCGCCGAGCGGCGGCGGTACGACGATGGACCTGGCGCGTCGCGCGGCAGCCCTCGCGGGCGGGACCGCGCACGCCGTACATGCGCCGTTGGTTGTCGACGACGCGGCCGCGGTGACGGCACTGCGCAGGCAGCCGGGGATCGCGGACACGCTCAACATGGCCGACGCGCTCGACGTGTCGGTGGTCGCGATCGGTGCCTGGCGATCGGGTTGTTCGACCGTGTGGGACGCGGTTTCGCCCGAGATCCGGCAGCAGGCGGCGGCCGCGGGAGCCGTCGCGGAGGTCAGCGGACACGTGTTCGACGCCGACGGCAAGCTGGTCGAATCGCCGTTGGAGCAACTGGTCATCGCCGTCTCGGTGGAACAATTGCGTCGACCGCCCGAACGGGTCGCTCTGGCCGCCGGGGTGCATCGCGCGCCGGCTGTGGTCGCCGCGGTGCGCGCCGGGCTGGTGAGCACCCTGGTGACGACCTCTGACCTGGCCCGGGAGACCCTGCGGGTGCTGGCTGCCACCGAGAAGGAGACCCAATGA
- a CDS encoding class I SAM-dependent methyltransferase, with translation MIGLVEVVVGLDADARRMVAANEANWDARAPIHASSEFYAQPARYWFADYEWDELGDLTGRDVLHLQCHLGTETIAFAAAGARSVVGLDLSSRSVEEARRIAAKADADVSYMHADVYDAVDALEGRQFDVVYTGKGALCYLPDLPAWVDVVRRLLKPGGSLYIVEFHPLLNALGPTPPPDKSQDLLLRNDYLEGRGPITRESNRTYTGHEVPGKTESYEWMHGLGEVVTALVAGGLRIKSLRESEVLPWPRFDAMVETAEGWYRLPDEYPRIPLLFALHALA, from the coding sequence GTGATCGGACTCGTGGAGGTTGTGGTGGGGTTGGATGCGGATGCTCGGCGGATGGTGGCGGCTAATGAGGCCAATTGGGATGCGCGGGCGCCGATTCATGCCAGTAGCGAGTTTTACGCGCAGCCGGCGCGGTATTGGTTCGCCGATTACGAGTGGGATGAGCTTGGCGATCTGACTGGCAGGGATGTGCTGCATTTGCAGTGCCACCTTGGTACGGAGACGATCGCGTTCGCGGCGGCAGGCGCTCGCAGCGTCGTGGGGCTCGACTTGTCGTCGCGGTCGGTCGAGGAGGCTCGGCGGATCGCGGCGAAGGCAGACGCCGACGTGTCGTACATGCATGCGGATGTGTACGACGCCGTTGACGCGTTGGAGGGACGGCAGTTCGACGTCGTCTACACCGGCAAGGGCGCGCTTTGTTATCTGCCGGATCTGCCCGCGTGGGTGGACGTCGTACGGCGATTGCTGAAGCCGGGCGGATCGCTTTATATCGTGGAGTTCCACCCATTGCTCAACGCGCTCGGCCCGACGCCACCGCCCGACAAGAGCCAGGATCTCCTGCTGCGCAACGATTATCTCGAAGGGCGTGGCCCGATCACGCGCGAGTCGAACCGTACGTATACCGGTCACGAGGTGCCCGGGAAGACCGAGAGCTACGAGTGGATGCACGGCCTCGGCGAGGTGGTGACGGCATTGGTCGCGGGCGGGCTGCGGATCAAGAGCCTGCGCGAGTCCGAGGTACTGCCCTGGCCGCGGTTCGACGCGATGGTCGAGACGGCCGAGGGCTGGTATCGCCTACCCGACGAGTACCCCCGCATCCCGCTGCTCTTCGCCCTGCACGCCCTCGCCTGA
- a CDS encoding carbohydrate ABC transporter permease: MSTAVMPEPSVLTDDAPARRTDRKEGWARRGPLLPALVFAILVTQFPFLVTLWYSLQSWNLVRPGSRRFVGLSNYGQVFTDRVFRQAALNTILITGSCVLVALVLGTGLAILLDRKFPGRGVVRTLLITPFLVMPVAGALLWGTSMFDPSFGIVNYVIGWVGIDPVDWVSSYPLFSIVTALVWQWTPFMMLLILAGLQSQNTSVLEAASVDGASPFKTFVFVTLPHLRRYLELSVLLGAIYVVNTFDHIYMMTQGGPGTASANLPFYIYQRAFLGFDVGQAAAMGVVVVIGTIIVSTVALRLIFTSFTKEGTE, encoded by the coding sequence ATGAGTACAGCTGTGATGCCCGAGCCGTCGGTCCTTACCGATGACGCGCCGGCTCGTCGTACCGATCGCAAGGAGGGCTGGGCCCGGCGTGGACCGCTGTTGCCCGCACTGGTCTTCGCGATCCTCGTTACGCAGTTCCCATTCCTCGTAACCCTCTGGTATTCGCTGCAGTCCTGGAACCTGGTCAGGCCGGGCTCAAGGCGTTTCGTTGGCCTGAGCAACTACGGCCAGGTGTTCACCGATCGCGTCTTCCGGCAGGCTGCGCTCAACACGATCCTCATTACCGGCTCCTGCGTCCTGGTGGCGTTGGTACTCGGCACAGGGCTCGCGATCCTGCTGGACCGGAAGTTCCCGGGCCGTGGCGTCGTACGGACCTTGCTGATCACGCCGTTCCTGGTGATGCCGGTGGCCGGGGCGCTGCTCTGGGGCACGTCGATGTTCGACCCGAGCTTCGGCATCGTGAACTACGTGATCGGGTGGGTCGGGATCGATCCGGTCGACTGGGTGTCGAGTTACCCGCTCTTCTCGATCGTCACCGCGCTTGTGTGGCAGTGGACGCCGTTCATGATGTTGTTGATCCTGGCCGGTCTGCAAAGCCAGAACACGTCGGTGCTGGAGGCGGCCTCGGTGGACGGCGCCAGCCCGTTCAAGACGTTCGTCTTCGTCACGCTGCCGCACTTGCGCCGGTATCTGGAGCTGTCGGTATTGCTCGGCGCGATCTACGTGGTCAACACGTTCGACCACATCTACATGATGACCCAGGGTGGTCCGGGTACGGCGAGCGCGAACCTGCCGTTCTACATCTACCAGCGCGCGTTCCTCGGCTTCGATGTCGGTCAGGCCGCCGCGATGGGAGTGGTGGTGGTGATCGGCACCATCATCGTCTCGACCGTGGCCCTGCGGCTGATCTTCACCAGCTTCACGAAGGAGGGCACCGAATGA
- a CDS encoding S1C family serine protease — protein MTAPPAPVRRGGRALATGIALSVLAGGLAGAATGTYFGDSDNAAAPIQLPQANAPAPLPGASIANAAAAVLPGVVSVRAGRATGSGFVIDAQGHVVTNAHVVQEARNVTLVLSTGRTVSAEIVGMDEDNDIAVLRTEATGLRPLTLGRSSQLRVGDPVLAIGSPLGLEGTVTAGIVSTVNRQARFGDNGNRQTAIQTDAAINPGNSGGPLVNASGQVVGVNTAIATLSGGSRTGNIGIGFAIPVDRMKTIVESLIN, from the coding sequence GTGACGGCCCCACCTGCTCCGGTACGCCGCGGCGGGCGCGCGTTGGCCACCGGGATCGCCTTGTCGGTCCTGGCGGGCGGGTTGGCCGGCGCAGCCACCGGGACGTACTTCGGTGACAGCGACAACGCTGCCGCGCCAATTCAGTTGCCCCAGGCAAACGCTCCGGCGCCGTTGCCGGGAGCAAGTATCGCGAACGCGGCGGCCGCCGTACTGCCTGGAGTCGTCTCGGTCCGGGCCGGTCGCGCGACCGGTTCTGGCTTCGTCATCGACGCGCAAGGGCATGTCGTCACCAACGCCCACGTGGTTCAGGAGGCCCGAAATGTCACGCTCGTGCTGTCGACCGGGCGAACGGTTTCGGCCGAGATCGTCGGGATGGACGAGGACAACGACATCGCGGTGCTGCGGACCGAGGCCACGGGGCTCCGTCCGCTCACGCTCGGCCGCTCGTCGCAACTCCGGGTGGGTGACCCGGTGCTGGCCATCGGCTCACCACTCGGCCTGGAAGGAACCGTGACCGCGGGCATCGTCAGCACGGTCAACCGCCAAGCCCGCTTCGGCGACAACGGCAACCGCCAAACCGCGATCCAAACCGACGCCGCCATCAACCCCGGCAACTCCGGCGGCCCCCTCGTCAACGCCTCCGGCCAAGTAGTAGGCGTCAACACCGCCATCGCCACCCTCAGCGGCGGCAGCCGCACCGGCAACATCGGCATCGGCTTCGCCATCCCAGTAGACCGCATGAAAACCATCGTCGAATCCCTCATCAACTAA